In Musa acuminata AAA Group cultivar baxijiao chromosome BXJ2-8, Cavendish_Baxijiao_AAA, whole genome shotgun sequence, one genomic interval encodes:
- the LOC103994113 gene encoding uncharacterized protein LOC103994113 — translation MEIGEEPNNSLSSSEESAMTGGRPRLLHSSGTSLVSIARKSYGRIEELDGYVGLLARLVAFMAGPFVRPVERRWLSWLSFLDCIILTTEKILVFIFPPLEPVFTKIDELAPLVDSLPEKFDGVIDQLLLVMSGSSNEEEERDEEQETKQRSRCEGDHEWKRAKEKVPEEEDMREVEKSCKEILGALKKIGMVEEGGNADAGEGEGVDRDHHRGKDAAGRMKGAGGAGPQKENSDLMMGDAMLELFDEGWQQKRLTG, via the exons ATGGAGATCGGAGAGGAGCCTAATAATTCCTTG AGTTCATCAGAGGAATCCGCCATGACCGGAGGCAGGCCGCGATTACTGCATAGCTCCGGCACTTCACTCGTCTCCATCGCCCGCAAGTCCTACGGACGAATCGAAGAACTCGATGGCTACGTGGGTTTGCTAGCTCGACTGGTGGCCTTCATGGCGGGCCCCTTCGTGCGCCCGGTGGAGCGGCGATGGCTGTCTTGGCTCTCCTTCCTCGACTGCATAATACTGACGACGGAGAAGATATTGGTGTTCATCTTCCCGCCGCTCGAACCAGTCTTCACGAAGATTGATGAGCTTGCCCCCCTTGTCGATTCTCTTCCCGAGAAGTTCGATGGCGTGATCGATCAACTACTGCTGGTGATGTCCGGATCGAGCAATGAGGAGGAGGAACGGGATGAAGAACAGGAAACGAAACAGAGGAGTAGATGCGAAGGTGACCATGAATGGAAGAGGGCCAAGGAGAAGGTGCCGGAGGAGGAGGATATGAGGGAGGTGGAGAAGAGTTGCAAGGAGATCCTGGGGGCCCTGAAGAAGATCGGAATGGTGGAGGAAGGAGGTAATGCTGATGCTGGTGAAGGAGAAGGTGTTGATAGAGATCATCATCGAGGAAAAGATGCAGCAGGGAGGATGAAGGGAGCTGGTGGTGCTGGACCACAGAAGGAGAATTCTGATCTGATGATGGGGGATGCCATGCTAGAGTTGTTTGATGAAGGGTGGCAGCAGAAACGTCTGACAGGATAA
- the LOC103994114 gene encoding U-box domain-containing protein 7, which yields MNAVKMVERMLVVGDPKLHGGMFRMLSTIVCKVLEIFPFIEAARPRSKTGIQALCSLHVALDKAEGLLHHCSDCSKLYLAITGESILHKFEKSKSALQESLRHVEGIVPGAIACQIMEIVGELETTNFILDHSEKQAGDKVITLLRKYRKSNSSSDDNEELESFHQAASRLGITSSRAALAEKRALKKLMEKVHAEEDKRKEAVVAYLYHLMRKYSKLSRPELAEDLDSQGSAPCSPAVLCSEKVSGPHGRCHAFDRQLSKLSSLNLNRSGARTASVPIPPEEFRCPISLQLMYDPVIISSGQTYERACIEKWFSNGHVTCPKTQQHLSHLCLTPNHCVKGLIAIWCEQHGVPVPDGAPDSADHWRLALSQYDTVNSRSLDSTISCKWTGIKEAGLDDNGIAEELKDSHDGILDKCSNQDHEVDELERYQGLLAALEEDKGLWKQSKAVEQIGYLLKDDEEARIFMGSNGAIEALVKFLRSAIHDRNDKVQKIGVMALVNLAVNNNRNKVMLITAGVIPLLEQMISYSDNCEEAIALYLDLSCLDEAKPVNGLTEVVRLLVQLLRSNNSRSSFRKLDALCILHNLSMHPPNIPSLLSSGVVDCLHSLIGAPSGPEGAKWTEKALAVLVNLASTKSGREEMVSTRGLVGELAEVLDTGEPEEQEKAVSCLLILCNDNNECSQMVLQEGVVPALVSISLNGTSAGQEKARKLLKLFREQRQREQQQGGELIMEARPSCKARSKKLNSIWKNKSFALFQC from the exons TTGCATGGAGGAATGTTCAGAATGCTTTCCACAATTGTTTGTAAGGTTTTGGAGATCTTCCCATTCATAGAAGCTGCTAGACCTAGAAGTAAAACCGGAATACAGGCGCTCTGCTCACTGCACGTGGCTCTTGACAAAGCCGAAGGACTACTACATCATTGCTCAGACTGTAGCAAGCTATACTTG GCTATAACTGGGGAATCCATACTCCACAAGTTTGAGAAGTCTAAAAGTGCTCTGCAAGAAAGCCTTAGACATGTTGAAGGCATAGTCCCAGGAGCTATTGCATGCCAG ATTATGGAGATTGTTGGTGAGCTGGAGACAACCAATTTCATATTGGATCACTCCGAGAAGCAGGCTGGTGACAAGGTAATCACTTTGCTTAGGAAATACAGAAAATCCAACAGTAGTTCAGATGACAACGAAGAACTTGAATCATTCCATCAAGCTGCCTCAAGGCTGGGCATTACCTCTTCCCGAGCAGCACTTGCTGAGAAAAGAGCTCTCAAGAAGCTTATGGAAAAAGTCCatgctgaggaagacaaacgaaAGGAAGCTGTTGTAGCTTACTTGTATCATCTCATGAGGAAGTACTCGAAGCTTTCCAGACCTGAGTTGGCAGAGGATCTTGACTCTCAGGGATCAGCTCCATGTTCTCCCGCTGTGCTATGTTCTGAAAAGGTCTCTGGTCCACATGGGAGGTGTCATGCCTTTGACAGACAGCTCTCCAAACTTAGCTCTCTTAATCTCAACCGAAGCGGCGCAAGAACAGCAAGCGTGCCCATCCCCCCAGAAGAATTCAGATGCCCCATCTCCTTGCAGCTCATGTATGATCCTGTCATCATCTCATCTGGTCAGACCTATGAGCGTGCCTGCATTGAGAAGTGGTTCAGTAATGGACATGTCACCTGCCCGAAAACTCAGCAGCATCTCTCCCACCTCTGTTTAACTCCCAACCATTGTGTTAAGGGCCTGATTGCTATTTGGTGTGAGCAGCATGGAGTTCCTGTTCCAGATGGCGCACCAGATTCTGCTGATCATTGGAGGCTAGCTTTGTCACAGTATGATACTGTGAATTCCAGATCCTTGGACAGTACCATATCTTGCAAGTGGACGGGCATCAAGGAGGCTGGTTTGGATGACAATGGCATTGCAGAGGAGCTCAAAGATAGCCATGATGGTATCTTGGACAAGTGCTCTAATCAAGATCATGAGGTGGATGAACTTGAGAGATATCAGGGTTTACTGGCTGCATTAGAAGAGGATAAAGGTCTGTGGAAGCAGTCGAAAGCAGTAGAGCAGATAGGATACCTGCTGAAGGACGACGAAGAAGCAAGGATCTTTATGGGTTCAAATGGGGCTATAGAGGCACTTGTTAAGTTCTTGAGATCAGCTATCCATGATAGGAATGATAAGGTTCAGAAGATTGGTGTAATGGCTCTTGTCAACCTTGCAGTCAACAATAACCG GAACAAGGTAATGCTCATAACAGCAGGAGTGATACCATTGCTGGAGCAGATGATCTCATACTCTGACAACTGTGAAGAAGCTATAGCCCTGTACCTTGACCTCTCCTGTCTCGATGAGGCCAAGCCTGTGAATGGCTTGACTGAGGTTGTCCGTTTGCTCGTCCAGCTTCTACGATCCAATAACAGCAGAAGTAGCTTCCGCAAGCTTGATGCCCTTTGTATTCTCCACAACCTCTCCATGCATCCACCAAACATCCCTTCCCTCCTATCATCAGGTGTAGTGGATTGTCTACATTCCCTCATCGGAGCCCCTTCAGGGCCTGAAGGCGCCAAATGGACCGAGAAAGCTCTCGCGGTCTTGGTAAACTTAGCATCCACCAAATCTGGAAGGGAAGAGATGGTATCGACCCGAGGCCTTGTTGGTGAACTTGCAGAGGTCTTGGACACCGGTGAGCCTGAAGAGCAAGAGAAGGCTGTGTCTTGCCTCTTGATCCTGTGCAATGACAACAATGAGTGCAGCCAAATGGTGTTGCAGGAAGGCGTCGTGCCGGCCTTAGTATCGATCTCTCTGAACGGGACAAGTGCAGGGCAGGAGAAGGCAAGGAAGCTGCTGAAGTTGTTCAGAGAGCAGCGACAACGCGAGCAGCAGCAGGGTGGTGAGCTGATCATGGAGGCAAGGCCATCATGTAAAGCAAGATCAAAGAAGCTGAATTCCATATGGAAGAACAAGAGTTTTGCACTGTTCCAATGCTAG